From Oryzias melastigma strain HK-1 linkage group LG17, ASM292280v2, whole genome shotgun sequence:
TAGCGCGACCCAGAGGAGGACGGCGGCTCCGGCCAAAGCAGAGGCGGCGGCCAGCGTCTTCCACCAAAAGGCTACCAAATAATTCTCTTTACAAACGGTCTCGAAGTCTGCCGAACTTAAGAAGTACTGGGAGTTGTCAGAGGGGGGTCGAAGGCACAGATTACCCTCCATGTCCAGAATCAACTCTCCAATCCCTGTAAGTGTCGTACCCACCTGGAAAAGAATCCAATTAttgatacatttctttttatgagCATCAAAcatgaattgttttttaaaaaaaaaagatctactGACTTTGAGCATTTCCTCGATCTCCAGGTGTCCTTTCGGCTTATCTCCACTCAGGTACTGTCCAACAAGCTGCCCAAAACTGTAACTGGGCTGGTGGAATTTCTCATTTATGATTTCAGTGTGTTCCCCCGACGCGTAGAGGGGGCTCAGCACCCTCACCGCGGTCTCATCCAGACCAACCAGAAAAAATGGAACCACGTTCACTCTTTTGTGCAAGACCCGTTCAGTGTCCATCCTGCAGAAGACAAAGGTGAGTCGTTTAGGATTACAGATGATGAGATCTGCACCATTTTACTGATACATTCTTGAAAATGTgagttcctgttttcttttctttacgtTCTGTgcccactctgattaaaattgtgcttttaggTGTTTCTATCATGATcgtgtggtatttttttttgacGAAGGAGAACATACAAGaagaaaatttagattaaaaattgcatttcttattcTCTCCAAAAattataatctgttttttcatcaaGTTTAAGCTGATCCAAATTCGACCCCATACAAAAGCCTTCTGCtcctctcagcaatggggaagggaagggggagtggggttgctctgtgcaaacggcccacaagtcagaggcaaACTACTGCCCCTCTCCAGAAACTAGGTCTGAAAAAGGAGACAGGTTTTATGGAAGTGGGACAACTTGCAAAATCTCTTACTACCAAACGCATTTTTTCCTTGCTGAATGtcaacttgtttaaaaaaaaaaaaaatatatatatatatatatatatatatatatatatatatatatatatatatataaaatataagaaaaaaaacaacaaaaaaatcttcaggtCTAAAATGTggtaatttgcaaataaaataaaatctgctttatattcgttttaatgaaaatgtcttCCATATATGTTGTTCATGTGAGCCGACATGAAACTCAGAGGTGATTCACACAGGAAATAACAACTATCCTGGTGACATGACACAGAAAAAAGGATGGTCATCGGAGTACAAACACCTACCACGAGCGTGAAAGACCACTCCAAACTAATCTGTGTTCTTTCAACGTGAATTTCTGCAAAACCCCGACGACGTCTTGATGGGACTGACTCCTCAAAGACTCGCTTACAGGTCTCACTGTACCTTcaaacaaacatgcagacaAAAGATTTAGAACAAAATCCTGACTGACGCCTGATTCTGTCAGAAGGAGTTTACCTTCAATGACAGCATATTGTAGAACTTCTCCTGGAGTGGCTTTTAAAAGGTTTCTGAGTTTTTCATCGATTGTGACGTGTGGAGCgctctgaaaacaaacaaaacaattcatACATCTTCTTGCAAATGTTACAGAAATCTGCAGGGATTTCTGAAATACAATTAAGATATAATTATCATAAccgtaaaacaaaaagtttttttaagtgaaatgtttttatgttttagtaagTTTTAGCAAGCAGACAACTTGCTTCAGTTGAGCCTGATCCTCAAGCTGCCAAATCTAAATCCACTTTAGTTCACAAGTTCATGATTtccacataaaataaatataataaacatAAGATTTCTATATCAAATTCACACTAAAACCAATTTAGTCTGATAATAAAAAGCTGATCACATAACTTTCATTTCTAAAGGATAAATTCTTCTACATTTTGTTGCTCAATACATTCAAAAATTGCTTCAAAAGGAAAATCCTCAATAGAATTGAAGATTCAAGAAGGATTTTTCCATGTGACAATCAATAAaattaatcaacttttttgcaacctgtttaaaaaaaagtttggacaaaCCGATTAATGTTTTCCTAAAATTCTTCACTGTGAAGCTCAAATCCAATACCAACCTCAAGTTTATCAACAACCGTCTTCTTCTTTCTATGCAGGTAGTAAAAAACGCCGGACAAGGCGAGGCTGGCGCCGAAACACACTGCCTCTGGAAACGTCACCGAAAATCCATCCATTCCCTCAAAGTCCCCCTGCAGCCTCAGAAGCAGACTAACACGAAGACACAACATCAACATTGAATGACTCTACTGGCCCACATGCTTGGAGATATTTGATGTGTGGTGTATAGGataggtaaataaataaaactaaaaataaaacttgtacatttcttttaatgttttgattgCAAAAATACATATGTggataaaatgtgtaaaaacaattACACCAACGATAgactataataataaaagtcagGACTTTATACtgatattttactgttattaaaatGGTCAATGCAATTATATCAGCAATATTCTATCATTTTGATGATAACCTACAATtaagtaaagaaataataatgtGTACAAATTTCATTTGGTATTTGTTAGTTGTGTTACCCCAATAGAGTTtatcaaaacatattttgataAGTTGTACCTCTGCTGCAATGATTTGAAGCGTTTGTTGCCATATCTgctagtgttaaaaaaaagagtacagATGTTTATTCctgcaaaaatgttgttttaaatcaaatgattaTAAACTCAAACCTAAAAAGTGAATGGAAACTTTTATGGTAACTCTATCCAAAGAAACTTAAcaagaaaatcacatttaaacaatgtccaaatgaaaatatctacattattttataacttttttaaattggataACTTATataacttaatatttaaaatatgacttATTTATAAGTAATGAGTAGACATCATACAAAATATCTTTGATCTTGGATTTGTTTTTGATAGAGTGAACATTTATTTACCCaggaataaaacaatttaaaggaaAGTGCATTTTTcgttaaaaaatagatttgttaCAACTCATTTTCTGTTCTGGTTTtgcttgtattttatttactatCATTATTAGGTTTGTAATCAATTGATTAAAACCACATCTACTTGTTTGTACTTCAATAAATGTTAGGTTTAGGGTAAAGCATATGTTTAAAATGGTTTGTCTTTCAAAGGGAAGAGTTTCTACATATTTACCCTGATAGTTCAGTAAACCgtcaatttttatttacatttaatattCACTTAAGTAAAACCCTTTAAGCTGCCATTAGGATTGCACCTTTAATGcataatattcacatttttatcaaaacagcaaaattcAAACAATCATTTTATTACGTTTTAATCATTAGTTTTGAGAATAAATAAGGTGTTAAAACTGATCATCATTACTTGATTAATTATGTCACAAGTTCATCacttgttttcagttttaagtgACTCAAATAATTGTTGGCTGCTATTTTAACTTGAGTACATTTTTTATCAACTCCACCAATTTTTATTAGAAACTAAACAATACTATACAACGAAATTAACCAACGGTTAACAGCACAgagattaaataaattaacactATTATAAATGCAAGAGTCATTTGTTAGATTCaattaaaatgtcttctttaAATGAAGCTTATTTAACTTAAACCTCTTCGCTATGTTGTAAACGAGTCCTTAACGTACCTTgaatttttttacaacaaagcTAACCGCTTGTCGGCTATCGAAGCTAGCAGTgacctttaaatgtttttggaaattaGAGCTTTAAAATGCCCCTCTATGAATTACAATACATAGTTTATACCATTATCTCTTATTGTcagtaataaaatattcaagttttcaCTTACGTGTCAAGAAAGAAGTTCACATTTCGATGAAAACCATAGTGAAAGGTGTTGACCTCGTCACGTGACAAGGATCCCCACAACACGTGATCGGAAGCTGGCTCATCTCGCAACACGTCAGTTCTCTGTAGCCAACATGGCAGGAGGTGTGCGGAGAAAACCTGCGGTTTCCCCGTCTCCCTTGTGGGGGAAAATCCACACAGTCTGGCAAGACAAgcatttgcttttgttcaaaACGGAATACACATTTTTAGTCGTTTCAGTTTTGTGGTTTCTTGAAATTGGAATCAATTTCTGGGTGATACAGAAAGTAGCATGTAAGTAACCACGCggctagctagcatgctgcgGTGTTTGCCAGTCTTCTGAACGTGTCAAAATGCTAAGTAACTAGCTTTAGCAACGCATTAGCATTCTGCAACACCTGTTAAAGGCAACAAACGGTCTCTACCACTGCTGTGCATCAATGTTAAACTTTATATCTTAAAAATTAActatattaaaacataaaaaagtattgtacaagcaaaaaaataaaaaacaacaatccataattaaatctttttctttaattttctcatttttattgtggaataatgttccaatgatttattttgatgttaacataaatgaaaagtactttatttctctattttgaatttttatattattattaatattagaTGAACATCTCAAAACATATGTTTGCACATTCTAAATGAGAGCCTTCTTATTGCAAATATAAacttgacacaaaaaaaatgagaaattttgtttttgtttttttttaatattgacaTATTTGTGCGATAACCAGCAGATAGGAAGATGATTGTTGTGTCCatgaaaaatgttcacattttattGGAAACAAATGCTCTTTCTCCTGACATTTATTGTTAATTGCAGACACTGAAATTGATTGGAAAGCCTATATGGATGAAGTGGAGGGAGTCATCAATGGAACTTATGATTACACTCAGCTGAAAGGAGACACCGGCCCTTTAGTGTGAGTTTACCGGCTTCTGGAATTGCACGTTAGGTCGTCATCGCTGGCTTTATCAGAAGAATATGTGTTGTGAAATTGCAGGTACCCAGCTGgatttgtgtatatttttactGCTCTGTACTACATTACCAGCCATGGGACAAACATCCGCTTGGGCCAGTatatatttgcagttttttaccTCATCACACTGCTGCTCGTCTTCAGAATATACAACCGAACTAAGAAGGTTGGTGTGTTTTGAGGCAGAAATTATATCTTTAAGTCAGTTTGTTCTAAACAAACGTAGTCCATACTGTTTaataaaaagatcatattttctGGAATtgtgtcattatttttaaaagttatttttcactTTCAGGTTCCACCCTATGTTTTCTTCTTCGTGTGCTGTGCATCCTATCGGATCCATTCCATCTTTGTGCTTCGACTCTTTAACGATCCAGTGGCCATGATGCTGCTATTTGCATCCATCAATCTATTCATTGATGGACACTGGACGGTGGGATGTGGCCTTTACAGGCAAGTGTATGGTCTACCTTTGGAACaacctctgtttttattttatgttagcctttaaatgaaattaaacctCAATATTCTTCTCTTTTTGACAGTTTAGCTGTGTCTGTGAAAATGAACGTCCTCCTTTTTGCCCCTGGGCTACTTTTCCTTCTCCTGTGGGAATTTGGTCTGATAAGGACAATCCCTAAACTTTCATTGTGTGCCGGAATTCAGGTGTtatattttctcttgttttctctTTGAATTGGTAGgattgaaatgaagaaatgaaatTTGCTTTAAGGCTTTTAAACATGATTGTTTATGTTGTTAAACCCATGTTTTTCAGGTgtattcattcacatttttgtccTGTCTTCATCACAGCTGTTGCTGGGGCTTCCATTTCTCTTGGAGAACCCCGTTGGTTATGTGAGCCGGGCCTTTGATCTCGGACGCCAGTTCTTCTTCAAGTGGACTGTCAACTGGCGCTTCCTTCCTGAATGGCTTTTCTTGAATCGCTACTTCCACTTGGCCCTGCTGGCTGCTCACCTGATCACATTGCTGCTTTTTGCTTTGTGCCGTTGGAAAAGGTGAGTCTGACCTGCTGTTCAAAAGTTCAAAGGTTAACTAGAAATGAGCTGAAACACAGATTCAGACAGGCTAATTCAGTGGACTCTGTTTTAGGGGTTTCCAGATATTAGTTTTTGACTCTTGAGAGTGTGTGCAGAAGACTGTGCATGTATTCATCAGCcaaattaaactaaatacaGATCTACCTCAAAGACAGAACCAGGGCCATGAGAAGTAAAGGATctgcaaaatgtattaaagatATAGACTCTATATTCTACCTATTTTATGTTAATGTCAAGATTCTGTtcttaacctaaaaaatctctTAAACGTTCTCTTTTATACAAGAAAACCCCATAATCAGGATAAATTGGTGAAAACACTCGTTTGTTTTAGTGCAGTGTTTTTTAACCAGTATGCTGTGGAATACTTGTTTGGCTTAAGAGATGGGCAGGTGTGCTGGGGGAAATTCTTCAATTTCACTTAATTAGTTCAAAGAGTATCATCTCTACGTTCACCCAAACAGGACCAGGTTTTTACActgagaaatagaaaaaaaatcatatttttttttcttttttttttttcttttaattcttatttatgtcactttaataaaaattgcTGCATATTGACtacaattttgttttatgtattttttttttcttttttcaattttcatttgaaggtACGGACCCCGAAAAAGgtctgccctactttttttccctacttttttttcctaatagttttttcatgaaaacaagATAATGAGCGATATACTGTAGCGTCTCTTCGTTTCACTGAGACGctgagactttacctgttttaattctctttattttgtggttaacagcaaaaacagcagaagaaaatactccccaaaagttgtttttgagtgtaattttgtatttattagtggatctatggTCCTCAAACGCCTTAATTCCGTCTCATTCATCCGCCCCCGTCCCTTTATTTCACTAAAAACCCAGACGACAGGTTAAATGACAGAACCCAGAGTTAACGTCTCTGTGTGGTGCTTTGAGCTCCGCACCAAAAACAAAGCACCAGAAGAACTGAtccatttctattttttggattaaataGTGTcaacatttattctgaaaaactgctttattttgctgctgattgtagaaaaatgaaaaaaagtcttgtaGCGAACTGAGTTGGGCTGAGGTGCTGTTTGGGTTCGTTAATGTCCGGAGCTCATTGAACGCACCATTTGGAGATCAACCTGTTTGTTAGGAGGTTTTAGGGAAAAAAGATAGAGGAGCTGGTGCATGAGCCATAATTAAGATGCTTGAGGAATGTAGATCCACTAATACATccaaaaatagactaaaaacaacttcCGTGGActcttttcttctgctgtttttgttgtcaaccaaaaaaatgaagagactGAAAACAGGTGAAGTCTTGGCGTCTCAATACGAGGGGCGCTACAGTATATTCTTTATTATCtcattataacaagaaaacattacaaaataaaggtaaGACGGACCGTTTCAGCTTCCATATAAAGGAGTGCCTTGTAATTTTCATCAAGGAAAAAAtgtaccttaaaaaaaaggttgaaaaacactgttttagtgcattaaaaaaagcttattcactagaaaaaaaaaagagtattagAAAGAACTGGAGCTGAGAGGATCATTATTACAGGAAAACCGTCTGCTTTGTTATGACTTTTCTCTTGCTTAAACTTAAATACTTCTGTTGCTACAACATGTTCACAGGTTTAGACAAAATGTTGTTCAGAATAAGGTCAGCATGTAATTGTACtttgtgaatgttttcacaTATACTGTTGTTTATGTGCTATAAAGAAGTTTATTAGGCAAACTGgaatgttacattttaatgtgTCGCTATATTCATATTGTCATCAACTCAAACATGAGACACAGATTCATTTAccttttgaacatttaaagtaatttgaaaCCTCCTACtatcttttccttcttttctcaTTAGACCTGGACAGAGCGTTTTTGAACTCCTTAAGGAACCGAGCAAAAGGAAAGTTCCTGCTCAGAAAAGCTCTGTGGATCATAtcctttcatttcatttgtgcATGTTTACAGTCGCATTGTATAATAGTTACacaatatttaatgtttttatttttgtgtagaaagaaaactaaacacaaaTCCTCGTCTTTTTACTGTGGAATCATGTGAAGCTACAGgtgtgaaacaaacaaaactgccCCGTTcattaaggggaaaaaaagaagctccaacaaaatgatACCACCttcaacaaatacttttttctgatCAGGGTTTGAGTGAAAGGTTCCTGTGGGCTTGTTGAACCTTAACACAGAATCACAGatagttctggttctgttcacGTCTAACTTCATCGGCATGTGCTTCAGCCGCTCGCTGCATTACCAGTTCTATGTGTGGTACTTCCACACTCTGCCTTACCTGCTGTGGAGCGGAGGAGTCAAGAAGCTAGCACACCTGCTCAGGTAAACCTGCATAATAACATCCTGTGTTGAAGTCCCACtcatcttttgaactattttaaaagcatcaacagtggtcttttaattatgattatggcatttttatataaactttctgcagagcggtagtagaaatttacctctgagttatgggcggGACTATTGAAGCGACACATTTTGTGGATCACAAATAGCCGTTTTTTAAATGGAATagttttgctcctgattcacaatgattagAATAAGAAAATACTCcaaaattcactttaattttcTTACTATATGTCCcccgtcatgagaaaaatgccacaagaacatgttattaACATCACTTACAGAGGCTTAAAGGTCCAACATCCTCCGTgtcttaaaatacattaaaataattttaatcctGTTGTGTAGAGTTCTGATCCTGGGTCTCATCGAGCTGTCATGGAACACCTATCCCTCAACAAACAGCAGCTCGGCGTCCCTCCACGTCTGTCACCTCATCATCCTCCTTTGCTTGTGGCTGGCTCCACCTCTTCCCTCTGCTCCATCAGAAGGCCAGCAGCACACGGCTGATAAGGACAAACGCCACTGAGCCACACGGCTGGACCAGAAGTTGGTCTTAGCAGCCGTCTCTCTTTGCTTCAGCTAACATCCTCACAAAGGGAGAGCCTCCGTGGTGGACTGTTCTGTTCTGAAGGACGTACTCGCTCTCATCCGCTTATCACTGAACGTCACAGAGGGGGAAGGTTTTGGAGTAAAAGGACACCCGTACGATGCAGTGGTTTATTGCCGCAAATTCCAGTCGTAGAGGACGAATTCTCAGGTTTCATTTTTAGTCACATAACTGTTGCAAGTGCGTTGTGACAAATCTTTGAATGTTTTGCTGtgtaaaagttgtattttttatgacatgCTCTAAATTGCTAGTTTACATTAGCAAACTGTCACTAACTgtagatgttgttttttttttgctgtgtatAGAAGAAGCAATATAGTAAAAGAACCTCAGAGAAAAATAAGGATACTCTGAATTAATGATACATTTAGAAAATCATTGACATTTATACTGTTACAGACTTGTCAAATACTGTCCTTctgctttaaagattttttcacACAGATCTTCAAATTTTGGTTTTCTCAgtagtttcacaaaaaaatgctaattattttttcctgtttagcTTGACGCAAGCagcattttacaataaattgcTGAATTGaggtatttttgtatttttggtgaatacttgattctgattggctttCAGATGTGGATTCAAAAAGAATAATTCTCCCCTAAAACATGTTCCAATCAAATACTCCAAATGCCCTATATTATTAATGTGATAC
This genomic window contains:
- the mul1a gene encoding mitochondrial ubiquitin ligase activator of nfkb 1-A; the protein is MDGFSVTFPEAVCFGASLALSGVFYYLHRKKKTVVDKLESAPHVTIDEKLRNLLKATPGEVLQYAVIEGTVRPVSESLRSQSHQDVVGVLQKFTLKEHRLVWSGLSRSWMDTERVLHKRVNVVPFFLVGLDETAVRVLSPLYASGEHTEIINEKFHQPSYSFGQLVGQYLSGDKPKGHLEIEEMLKVGTTLTGIGELILDMEGNLCLRPPSDNSQYFLSSADFETVCKENYLVAFWWKTLAAASALAGAAVLLWVALRYYKHLKRRWESEQESQEFARLQAEAARLRANDREAAPNEAHSGNECVICLTHPRDCILLECGHVCCCYVCFQSLPRRKCPICRQDIVRVLPFYQP
- the alg3 gene encoding dol-P-Man:Man(5)GlcNAc(2)-PP-Dol alpha-1,3-mannosyltransferase, giving the protein MAGGVRRKPAVSPSPLWGKIHTVWQDKHLLLFKTEYTFLVVSVLWFLEIGINFWVIQKVAYTEIDWKAYMDEVEGVINGTYDYTQLKGDTGPLVYPAGFVYIFTALYYITSHGTNIRLGQYIFAVFYLITLLLVFRIYNRTKKVPPYVFFFVCCASYRIHSIFVLRLFNDPVAMMLLFASINLFIDGHWTVGCGLYSLAVSVKMNVLLFAPGLLFLLLWEFGLIRTIPKLSLCAGIQLLLGLPFLLENPVGYVSRAFDLGRQFFFKWTVNWRFLPEWLFLNRYFHLALLAAHLITLLLFALCRWKRPGQSVFELLKEPSKRKVPAQKSSVDQIVLVLFTSNFIGMCFSRSLHYQFYVWYFHTLPYLLWSGGVKKLAHLLRVLILGLIELSWNTYPSTNSSSASLHVCHLIILLCLWLAPPLPSAPSEGQQHTADKDKRH